One Triticum dicoccoides isolate Atlit2015 ecotype Zavitan chromosome 5B, WEW_v2.0, whole genome shotgun sequence genomic window carries:
- the LOC119312406 gene encoding UDP-glycosyltransferase 91C1-like, producing MDAGSSSSPLHIVVVPWLAFGHLLPYLELSERLAERGHRVSYVSTPRNLARLPTLRSAAAPRVDLVALPLPRVDGLPDGAESTNDVPDDKRELHFKAFDGLAAPFAAFMAAACADEATRPHWVIADCFHHWVAAAAFEHKVPCALLLPTAALIATAHRDQPAEARVVTHTRPRYEEEEVAPIYDDHGASGMSIVQRFYLTKEKCALAAIRSCVEWEPESFPLVPTVIGLPVVPLGLLPPSPDGGRRADGINGSAEHATVRWLDAQPAGSVVYVALGSEVPLRVEQVHELALGLELAGTRFLWALRKPSGAAVHDDDADMLPPGFQERTGGQGLVTTGWVPQMSILAHAAVGGFLTHCGRNSLIEGLLFGHPLVMLPIFGDQGPNARQMEVKKVGLQVARNEDDGSFDRHGVASAIRAVMVDGDARRSFVAGAAKMQEVVANTERQERYVDEFVHRLRSYTAEGHFSTAPTSL from the exons ATGGACGCCGGTTCCTCATCCTCGCCGCTGCACATCGTGGTCGTCCCGTGGCTCGCGTTCGGCCACCTGCTCCCGTACCTGGAGCTCTCCGAGCGGCTCGCCGAGCGCGGCCACCGGGTGTCCTACGTCTCCACGCCGCGCAACCTCGCCCGCCTCCCGACGCTGCGCTCCGCCGCGGCGCCGCGCGTGGACCTCGTCGCGCTCCCGCTCCCGCGCGTCGACGGCCTCCCCGACGGTGCCGAATCCACCAACGATGTGCCCGACGACAAGCGGGAGCTCCACTTCAAGGCCTTCGACGGCCTCGCCGCGCCCTTCGCGGCGTTCATGGCCGCCGCGTGCGCCGACGAGGCCACAAGGCCTCACTGGGTCATCGCCGACTGCTTCCACCActgggtcgccgccgccgccttcgagcACAAG GTCCCATGCGCGTTACTTCTCCCGACCGCGGCTTTGATCGCTACCGCGCACCGCGACCAGCCGGCGGAAGCGCGGGTTGTGACCCACACCCGCCCTCgttacgaggaggaggaggtggcaccAATTTACGACGACCATGGCGCGTCGGGCATGTCCATCGTCCAGCGCTTCTATTTGACGAAAGAGAAGTGTGCGCTGGCGGCCATCCGGAGCTGCGTCGAGTGGGAGCCCGAGTCCTTCCCGCTGGTGCCGACGGTCATCGGCCTGCCGGTCGTGCCCCTCGGCCTTCTACCGCCGTCACCGGACGGAGGCCGCCGTGCCGACGGCATCAACGGATCAGCAGAGCATGCCACCGTGCGCTGGCTGGACGCGCAGCCTGCAGGTTCGGTTGTGTACGTAGCGCTGGGGAGTGAAGTGCCGCTGCGTGTGGAGCAGGTGCACGAGCTTGCCCTCGGGCTGGAGCTCGCCGGGACACGCTTCCTCTGGGCTCTTAGGAAGCCCAGCGGCGCAGCAGTCCACGACGACGACGCCGACATGCTTCCTCCCGGCTTCCAAGAGCGCACTGGCGGCCAGGGGCTGGTGACCACGGGGTGGGTTCCTCAGATGAGCATCCTGGCGCACGCCGCCGTGGGCGGGTTCCTGACGCACTGCGGCCGGAACTCACTGATCGAGGGCCTCCTGTTCGGGCATCCGCTCGTCATGCTGCCCATCTTCGGGGACCAAGGGCCGAACGCGCGGCAGATGGAGGTGAAGAAGGTGGGGTTGCAGGTGGCGAGGAACGAGGACGACGGATCGTTCGACCGCCATGGCGTCGCGAGCGCGATCCGGGCTGTGATGGTTGACGGAGATGCCCGGAGGAGCTTCGTGGCAGGTGCAGCGAAAATGCAGGAGGTCGTAGCTAATACGGAGCGGCAGGAGAGGTACGTTGACGAGTTTGTTCATCGCCTTAGATCTTACACCGCCGAAGGCCATTTCAGTACAGCGCCTACCTCACTTTGA